GCGCAAGCCGAAGCGGCGGACGATCGAGCCAGGCCGGAAATCAAGGAGCGCGGTGAGGCGTCTGGCGATTTTCTCATCCGCAAGATGGCCCGTGCCGAAGGTCTCAACCGAGAGACTGATGGGCTCCGCCCGCCCCGCCGCGTACGCCAGGTGGACTTCGCAACGCTCGGCAAGGCCCGCCGCGACGATGTTCTTGGCGGCGTGCCGCGCGGCGTAAGCGCCGGCGCGTTCGATGCGCGAAGGGTCCTTGCCTGACAGCGCGGAGCCGCTCTGGCGCGCGATCTCGCCATAAGTATCGATCCCGTTCTTGCGCCCGGTCAGGCCGGCGTGGCGCGCCGGTCCGCCGATTTCAAAGGGTTCGCCGGCGTTGATGTGAACCGTCGTGTGAGCGTCGGGGCTCATGTCGCCCGCGGAAAGCGCATCAAGCGCGATCGCGCGCAGCCGGTCGAAACTGGCGTCGTCGATCGTCGCGCCGTCAAAGGCGACGGTCAGCGAAACCCCATAAATACGCGCGGGACGACCGCCGCGAAATTCGACGGAGACTTGCGTCTTGGCGTCCGGCGAGAGCGACGAGAATCCGTCGCGCCGAGCGGCGTCGAGGGCGCGGGCGACCTTATGCGCGAGGCTGATCGGCGCCGGCATGAATTCAGGCGTATCGCGACAGGCGTAGCCGAAAACATTGGCCTGCTCGCGCGCCACCCGCCTGCCGACGGCTGCATCATCATCCAGTTCCGCTAAAGGCGGCTCGCGCGCCTCGAGCGGCAATTCCACGAAGCTCGTCAGAATCGAGCAGTTGCGCGCGTCGAAGCTCCCAGCGGCGTAACCGGCCTCCTGCATGACCGCGCGCGCGAGCGCCGGCAAATCGACGAGCGCGTCGGCGGCGTATCGCGCGGCGAGAAAGACGACGCCCGTCGCCAGGGCGCATTCCACAGTTGCGCGCGCGCGATCGTCTTCACGCAGCAGCGCATCGATGGCCGCATCGCTGATCTGATCGCAGAGCTTGTCGGGGTGCCCCGGAGTCACCGACTCCGACGTGAAGATCATGTCAGGCGACATGGCTTTCTCCGTTGCCGCGCGGCGGCGTCTCTTCGCGATCGGCGATTCTGCCGATGATATCGTTGGCGAGCGAACTGCCGAG
Above is a genomic segment from Methylocystis rosea containing:
- a CDS encoding methionine adenosyltransferase is translated as MSPDMIFTSESVTPGHPDKLCDQISDAAIDALLREDDRARATVECALATGVVFLAARYAADALVDLPALARAVMQEAGYAAGSFDARNCSILTSFVELPLEAREPPLAELDDDAAVGRRVAREQANVFGYACRDTPEFMPAPISLAHKVARALDAARRDGFSSLSPDAKTQVSVEFRGGRPARIYGVSLTVAFDGATIDDASFDRLRAIALDALSAGDMSPDAHTTVHINAGEPFEIGGPARHAGLTGRKNGIDTYGEIARQSGSALSGKDPSRIERAGAYAARHAAKNIVAAGLAERCEVHLAYAAGRAEPISLSVETFGTGHLADEKIARRLTALLDFRPGSIVRRFGLRTAPQMCGPAGFYLPLATYGHFGRADLDLPWEATDVAEALRG